A window from Spirochaetota bacterium encodes these proteins:
- the tpx gene encoding thiol peroxidase, translating to MPAMKVTAQGKPLTLEGHMPEVGDKALDFTVLDVNFTAVSLLDFKDKIVIISAVPSLDTSVCQLQTTRFNQEASVLDAVVLTISMDLPFAQKRFCDSFNVKNIKTLSDFKDKSFSLSYGVYIRELGLIARSVWIIDKAGTISYRQIVPDITREPDYDDVIKAAKAIGA from the coding sequence ATGCCAGCAATGAAGGTTACGGCACAGGGCAAACCATTAACGTTAGAAGGTCATATGCCAGAGGTAGGCGATAAAGCGCTTGATTTTACAGTTCTTGATGTAAATTTTACAGCTGTTTCACTTTTAGATTTTAAAGATAAAATTGTTATTATCAGTGCTGTCCCTTCGTTAGATACTTCGGTATGTCAGCTTCAGACAACTAGATTCAATCAGGAAGCTTCTGTGCTGGATGCAGTGGTTTTGACAATAAGTATGGATTTGCCATTTGCTCAAAAGCGCTTCTGTGATTCATTCAATGTGAAAAATATAAAAACGTTATCTGATTTTAAGGATAAAAGTTTTAGTTTAAGTTATGGTGTTTACATAAGAGAATTGGGATTAATAGCACGCTCTGTATGGATCATTGATAAAGCTGGCACAATCTCTTACAGGCAAATTGTACCAGATATTACTCGCGAGCCGGATTATGATGATGTGATAAAAGCAGCTAAAGCAATTGGAGCATAG
- a CDS encoding CsgG/HfaB family protein translates to MKARGNVIFIIIIILIASCASQRIQTTTSPEDAAVVLAAQIKPVLQKLSEIKSINVAIVPFSGPKGIPTNFGKKMAALLQKNLLSDKWMIIEREQLEKIMIEHKLVIAGLASEKEYVKASTIAGADFVIMGNTFYGKKAFINVKVINVSSLAVEGVAQVYIAFQE, encoded by the coding sequence ATGAAGGCAAGAGGTAATGTAATCTTCATTATAATTATAATTCTTATTGCAAGTTGTGCATCACAAAGAATACAGACGACTACATCCCCCGAAGATGCTGCAGTAGTGTTGGCAGCTCAGATAAAACCTGTATTACAGAAATTGTCTGAAATAAAATCAATCAATGTTGCAATTGTTCCCTTCAGTGGTCCTAAAGGGATACCAACTAATTTTGGAAAAAAAATGGCTGCTTTACTACAAAAAAATCTTTTGTCTGATAAATGGATGATCATTGAACGGGAACAGTTAGAGAAAATTATGATTGAACATAAATTGGTGATTGCAGGATTAGCTTCTGAGAAAGAATATGTAAAGGCCAGTACAATAGCAGGTGCTGATTTTGTTATTATGGGGAATACCTTTTATGGAAAAAAAGCTTTTATAAACGTTAAAGTAATAAATGTATCATCTTTGGCTGTAGAAGGTGTAGCACAGGTATACATAGCATTTCAAGAATGA